The Mycolicibacterium flavescens genomic interval TGGTCGAGTCCGGGGAGCTCGCTGGTGTGGCGGACATGTCCGATCTGACCGATCGCCGCAACGGGCTGCGCATCGTCGTCACCGCCAAACGCGGCCACAGCGCCGAGCAGATCCGCGATCAGCTGCTGGCGCTGACCCCGCTGGAGTCGACCTTCGCCGCCAGCCTCGTCGCCCTCGATGAGAACCGCGTTCCGCGGTGGTGGTCGGTGCGCGAGTTGATCAAAGCCTTTCTCTCGCTGCGTGATTCGGTGGTGTTGCACCGCAGTGAGTACCGGCTGGAGAAGGTAACGGCGCGACGTCATCTGGTGGCCGGGCTGATGACCATCCACCTCGACATCGACGCGGCCGTGGCGGTGATCCGCGCCTCCGAAACCGTCGACGAAGCCCGACAGGGTCTGCAGGACCGGTTCAAGATCGATGCCGTTCAGGCTGACTACGTACTGGCGTTGCAATTGCGCCGCCTGACCAAGCTCGACGTCATCGAGCTGCGGGCCGAGGCCGAGAAGCTGGATGCGGAGTTCGCCGAACTCACTGAGCTGGTGTCGAATCCGGATGCGCGTCGGAAGGTGATCGACAACGAACTGGTGGAGACGGCGAAGCTGTTCAAGGGTCCTGAGTTCGATCGTCGCACCGTACTCGACTTCGACGCCACACCGGTCACGTCCGGCGGAGGCGACGACGGACCTCGCGAACGCAAGCTGAACGCCTCCTGGCGCCTCGACGACCGCGGCGTGTTCTCCGACAGCCACGGCGAGTTGCTCACCTCAGGGCTGGGTTGGGCAGTGTGGACCGACGGCCGGGTGAAATTCACCGCCGGTGGGGGTCTGCCGTACAAGGTTCGCGACATCCCCGTCGCCCCGGATATCACCGGGCTGGTGCGCTCGGGTGTGCTGCCGGACGGTTACCACCTGGCGTTGGTGACCCGACGAGGAAAAGTCCTGCGCATCGACCCAACGGCGGTCAACCCTCAGGGCGTTGCCGGCAACGGTGTGGCCGGGGTGAAGTTGGCGGGTGACGACGACGAGGTCATCGCCGCGCTGCCCGTCTCGTGCGCCAACGGTGAGGCCATCCTGTCGTTGGCCGAAAAGAGTTGGAAGGTCACCGAAGTCGCCGATATTCCGGTGAAGGGCCGCGGGGGCGCCGGCGTCGGGTTCCATCCGTTCGTCAAGGGTGAGAGCGCGCTGCTTGCGGCGTCGATCTCGGCAACGGGGTTCGTGCGCGGAAAGAGGGCGGTCCGAGCCGAGAATCGGGCCAAGGCGTCCATCAAGGGCTCGGGTCTGGATGTGACCCCGGCCGGATAGCCGAGGGTCACTTTCCGTTGCGTGAGCTGCGCGACGTGTTTCGCGCGGCCGTGGCTCGGCAGACCAATGCCACCAGGGAGTCGATCTCCTGGGATGTCAGCGCTCGTCCCTCGAAGAGCGAGACCGACACGGCCGGTGCCAGCATCATGTGCAGCACCATCGCCGGATCCACGTCAGCGCTCACCTCGCCGCGACCAACGCCCCGCTCGATCATCGCGAGCCATTGCGAGCGATCGTTTCGGAACCAGCCCATCATCGCGTCGTTCAACGACGGATACCGCCCCGAGATCACCGTGGCCATGATGGCGCGCTCCACGGGGTCGGCTGCGAGCGAGGTGAGCTCGGCGATCAGGGACCGGACATCGCTCTCCCATGCCCCGGTGTCCGGTGCGTCGGTGCGATGACGGGTGTGGAACACGAGGGCGTCGTCCAGCAGTGCGGCCGAGGTGGGCCACCACCGATAAATGGTTCCTCTGTTCACCCCCGACCGTGCCGCTACCTCCGCGATCGGAAGCTCCACCTTGCCCTCGGTCAGCAGCTCCAGACATGCGCGCAGCACTGATTCGCGCACGCGCTCGCTGCGTCCGCCGGGGCGGACCCGTTGCCTACCTGCGGGATTCGCGCGCTTGCGGTGCGTTGGCGAACTCACGGTCCTCAACCCCCGATAACCTTAAATAAACAATCTGTTGCTATTATGCCTGCTGTCCATCGTCGATGTGTTTGGAGGAATGCTGCACATGTCACGAATAGCGGTGCGCCGCGCAGACGTCGCGTGCCGCTGTGCCCGACGCCTCGGAAGGAGCGGCGTTGAGCTCTGATGCCGGATTGAAGATCTCCATGGGTCTGCCGACACTCTTCCCGCACGGGCGCGAGACGGAGCTCGCCTGGTATCGCAAGATCGACGAAGGCCCGTGGTACGGACTCGTCACCTACGAACGGCTCGTGTACCCGCACAGCTGGTCGGTCGTACCGCAGCTTGCCGCCGCAGCGGCGATGACGGAGCGCGTGCGGTTGTGGACCGACGTCGTCGCATTGCCCCTGCGAAATCCGGTCCTGTTCGCCAAGGACCTGGCGACCGTAGACGTCCTGTCGAACGGGCGCCTGACGCTGGGGGTCGGCATCGGCGCGTGGGATGAGGATTACCTCGCGGTCGACAGCCCGCTCGAGCGAAAGCGGCAACGCATGGACAGCGCGGTCGCGGCGATGCGCAGCGTGTGGGCCCAGAAGCCCCCCGTCGAGGGACACTTCCCAGTCGGCCCCGCGCCCATCCAGAACGGCGGTATCCCGCTCGTCGCCGGTGTGATCGGCCCGAAGGCACTCGCTCGAGCCGCGCAATGGGCTGTCGGGGTGACCGACCCGGCTCACTCACTGCATTTCGACGCCGAAGCGTTGGCCGCGCAGCGCGAGCGTGTCATTCAGGCGTGGCAGGCCGCGGGCAGGACGGATCGGCCACACTTCTCCGCGCCGGTGTGGTTCGCGCTCGGCCCTGACCCGGAGCACCAACTCCAGGAGCACGTGAAGGACTTCTGGGAGCAAGAGGTCGGCTCCATCGGAGACGACGCCTCCACATACTTGACGGCTCCAGGCGCAGGGACGTTCAACTGCGGAGCGTCCGGACTGCTCGCCGCCGTCAACGGCGCACGAGAGGCGGGGCTCGACGAGCTCAGGCTCATCCCGTCCACCACCGACCCCGAGGAAATCGACCGGGCACGCGATGTGCTTGGGATCTGATCCGGCCGCGCGTTCGACGGGACATGTCAAGAATCCGGGCTGGCCGGTAACGGCGGAGCATCGAATTTGACACTGCCCCTGCGTGCCTCCCGAATCACAGGCGTCTCATAGTTAACATCACGCCGTGCAGGTATCCCGGCGTGACGCACTGCGCTACGCCGCCACGGTGTCCGCACTGGCCGGACTCGGTGCGGCATCAGCGGGCACGCACGCGCCGAGGGCCGAGGCCGCCCGCCCCACGCTGATCGACTATGCGATGCGCCAGATTCCGGCGCAGGACATCCGGGCCGCCGGCCACTCCGGCGTCATCAACTACGTGTCGACCTCACGACCCGGATCCTCATTCGGCGCCAAGCCGATCACCCTGCCTTACGCCAAGACGCTGGCCGCGGCCGGTTTGGTGATCGTCAGCAACTACCAGTACGGCAAACCGGGCGGGACCGCGCCATCGGACTTCACCCGCGGCTACGCCGGTGGCGTCGCCGACGCGAAAACCGGTTGGAACCTGCACACCGCCGCCGGTGGCGGACGCACCGCGCCGATCTTCTTCAGCGTCGACGACGACATCGACCGCCAGACCTGGAACGACCTGGCGCTGCCGTGGTTCCGCGGCATCAACTCGGTCATCGGTGTGCAGCGCACCGGCATCTACGCCGGTATCCGCCCGTGCCAGTGGGCCGCCGCCGACGGAGTCATCGGCAGATCGGGCTCCGCCGGCCACGTCTGGGCCTGGCAGACCAGGTCCTGGTCCAACGGACAGCTTTACCCCGCCGCGGTTCTCTACCAACGCATCATCGACACGGCCTCGAACCCCGGACCGGTGGTCGGCGGTATCCGCGTCGACGTCAACGACGTGCTGGCCCAGGACTGCGGCCAGTGGAACCTGCACCCGTGACCGATGGCGGTCAGCGGCGTGGTGTCGTGGTGACGTGCACGTGGTCGTAGTGGCCGTAGCCTGAGCCCGCCGGACCGCTCGGCGTGTAATACGTGCCGCGCCAGATCACGTCCTGTAACCCGAATCGGCTCGAGTTGCTCAACATGAAGTCGCGGATCGCGTCGCCGAGCGCGATGCCCTCGGCGCTCTCGGGGTTGGGGATCATGATGTCGATCGCCAAGCCGCTCGGATGCCACGGCTTGGAGTCGGGCCGAACGCCGTCGATGTCGGCGATCTGGGGGAATCTTGCGCTGATGGCGCGGGCGGCGAGGACGGTGTTGACCTGTAGGCCCGCCTCGTTCGCGACTCCGGCGGGCAGCGCCTCCGGGACGTCGACGCGGGCAGCCGCCAGAGCTTGAGCAGGGTCCACGGGAGGCTGGCCGGGCATCGCGAGGATCGCCGGGTCCGGCGGGGCGGGTGCGGCGGGCGGCGGAGGTGGTGGTGCTGCTGGCGGGACGGCGTTGTCGATGACCGCTTGCTGCTGCGGTGTCAACGCTGCGTACTGCGCCTCCGCGGCGGCGATCTTGCGCAGGAGGTCGTTCCATTTGGTCTGCAGGTCCGCGCGCACCGCGGCGGCCTGCTCGGTGGCGGCGCGGGCGTCGGCGGCCGACTTCTCGGACGCCTGTGCGGCCGACCCCGCGCGCTCGCGCGCCGCATGAAACGCCTTCATCTCGTCGGCCAGCGTGGCGCCGACCACACGCTGCAGCGACAGCTTGTCGAGCAACTGCTGCGGCGAAGACGCGGTCAGCAGCGCGGCAGCCTGACCGTTGCGGCCACTCATGTAGTCCATCGCCGCGATGCGGTCGACCGCCGCCTGGTAGGGCGCCAGTTGGGCGTTCGCGGTGGCGAGGGCGTCGAGGTCGGCGCGGTGGCGGTCCTCGGCGGCTTTCTGGTCAGCCAGTTTGGAGTCGACGTCGCGTTGGGCGGCGGTGACGGCCTCGCGCGTTTGCAGCGCCTGAGCCGACAACTCGTTGAGCTTGGCCAGCGCGTCGTCCGCCGGGTCCGCATTGACGGCGCCGATCGAGGCGACCAGCACGAGAACTGCGGTTGCAGCACCGCACACCGTTCGTCGGAGTGAGTGGCGCATGCCGGTCACGCGGATTGTCACGATCCTTTGGATTGCAGGGACCAGCACTTGGGCCGGCCACGTGTGTCTCGGACAGGTTAGAAACTGGCGTCGACAATGTCTACTCGGCCGTCAGTGTGAGTCCTTCCCGCCGACTTCCGACTCGCGACTGGGGTTCCCCGGCGGGCTCATCGATCCCTCGGTGTTGGGCGCGATCGCCCGAGCCGGGATGCCCCTTCAACCGTCGTTCCCGGTATGCCGTCGTCGGCAGGCCCGCGGAGTGCACCTTCCCAACGCAATAGATGCCGCGGGTGTGGAGATGCCTCGACTTTGCTGATCGTGTTTATACAGCGTGGGAGGGGGCATGGGGTTCACCATGGGTCACGCCCCAACTCAACGTCCGGCGATGGCTTTCTGAACAACACCTGGAGAAACGCCTGATGTGCTCGAGGGCAGGTTCCCGAGACAGCCGGTGCCCGATCGCACCGGCGGCTACTGACCCTGCTAGCCAGAAGCCAACCATGCAGGCCCGAGAACCGGAGCACACGAGATGAACGTCCGAAAGATTCTGCTTCTTGTAGCCACCTGCCTGGCCGCCACACTCCTCTTGGCACCGGGTGCCGCAGCAGTACCACGCCCGACGATCCCCGGAGCCGATGCCGCCATCGCCAAGGCCGAAAGCCTCCTCGGGACAGACCAATTCGGTCAGTATGGGTGTGAAGCTCTGGTGGCTCACGCATTCGGGGTACCGCAAGAGCGATACGGTTGGGACGGCGCTTCTGAGACCATGTACCAAACGCTTCTCGAACAGGGAAAAATCCATACCGACCCGAACCCCCCGCGTGGGGCACTCGTCTTCAGCGTGGGATCCATCGGCCCACATATCGACATTGCGCGCGGGGACGGGACCTACATATCCGGCGGTGTTCAGGGTCTCTCACCGGGATACGGAGACGTGCACAACATCCAAATCCTGCCCAGCCCGAATGTGGCAAGCGACTGGACCTACCGGGGCTGGAGTCTGGGCTACCCGGAGTAAGCCAGGCTTCTGGGAACAGGATGCCGTGCGATCGGGACGATGAATCGCTCAATCGTCGAGAATCGCGACGGCCCGTGTCCACCCGGCCGACGCAGCGTGCACCTTCACCGGGAAACAGCTGATCTGAAATCCGCTGTCCGGAAGCGACTCCAGATTGTGGAGCTTCTCCAGATGGCAGTACCCGATCTCGCGTCCCGCGCGGTGCCCCTCCCAGATGATCGAGGGATCCCGCTCACGGGAATACCGTTGTGCCGTGTAGACAAACGGCGCATCCCAGCTCCAGGCGTCGGTGCCGGTCAGGCGCACACCTCGCTCCAACAACCACAACGTCGCCTCACGACCCATGCCGCAGCCGGACGAGACGTAATCCGCCTGGCCGTAGCGGGCTCCGGCCGCGGTATTGACCACAACGATGTCGAGAGGCTGTAGCTGGTGGCCGATGCGATCGAGTTCGTCTGCTACGTCAGCGGCGGTGACCACGTAGCCCGCTTCGATGTGCCGGAAGTCAAGCTTTACCGCTGGTTGCAAACACCATTCGAGCGGAACCTGGTCAATGGTGATCGCCGGCGCGCCACCGTCCATCGTTGACGCGTAGTGGTAGGGAGCATCGAGATGGGTGCCGTTGTGGGTGGTGATCCGGACCCGTTCGATCGCCCAGCCCTCGCGATCGGGTAGGTCATCGACCATCGCGCCAGGGAAGAACGCGACGACCTCAGCCGCCGTGTCGGCGTGGCTGTAATAGTCGATCTCCGGAAGATGTCCCGGCGGATCAGATGCGATCCCCGCCTGTAGGGGCACCGAGATATCCACGAATCTACGCATCTGGTTCTCTCCCAATCACTTCTGTCGATCACCGTCTGTCACGCGACGTTGCTTCGGCGACAATTCTCAATCCGGTGCGCTGCCGATGAACTCGACACCGGCGCGAATCGCGGGACGATGCCTCAAGATCCGGAAATGCGCCAGCCGGCCGAGGCCCTTGGTGGTCAGCAAGCGTGCACCCGGCCATGCCGCGACGATCTTTTCGCTTGTCACATAGGGAGTCTCGGGGTCGTCGGGGTCGTGGATGAGCAGCATCGGCGGATAGTCGGTTCGGCCGGCAATCCGGACCATGTTGGTGTCCTCCAGCGGCATCCCGATCCGGCGTTCAAGACGTCGATGTAGGCCGGCGCGTATCCGTCGGCCGAAGCCGTGGCGCGCGGCGAACAGATCCAGATAGATCGGGAACTCGCCCATCGGCGCGAGAAACACCAACCGCCCGACCGTCGTGCCCCATGCCGCCGCGAGTGCGGTCGCGTTGGCCCCGAGGGAGTGGGCGACAACCGCGCGGGCAGGCCCGTGTGTCTCGATCATGGCTGCAACCGCTTCTGCACATTCAATGGCGGTGGTGCGACCGGGTGCGAGCGCGCCCGCATCGGACTCGTTGTGGCTGGGCAGGTCGAATGCGATGACACGATGTCCGGACTCGACGAGAGGTTTGACGAACATGCCGAGGTGGTGGCGGCGCCCGCCCCACCCGTGCACCAGATAAACCGGTGGCCCATCGCCCCAGGCCTCGCCCACGATCCGGTGTCCGCTCCAGTGTGCTTCCAATGGTTGACCGGGCGGGACACCGGGCGGCATACGGAGGCTGGACTCGATGACCGGTGGCGTGCACCACAACTCGGTCGCCCACCGCGCCCCGATTGCTGGCGCGACTCGCTCCAGCAGCCAGAAGATCCGGCGCACCCGGGTGGCGACCGGGGGTTGCACACCGGAACCCTTCACATCGAGAACGGTCGGGCTTGGGGCACCGCCGCCACTTGAAGCAATGGTGTTCACCTTGGGCGCTCTGATGTGCGGGGCACCACCGCAGTCTTCAGAAGTAGCTCGACCTCGGCGAGCGGGCGGGCGGTTTGTCGGGTCCGGCACACGTCGAGGTTAGCGAGACGATGCAGCCGGGCGACATCTCTTTGTCCAACGGCGTGGCCGGGCGGTGACGAGAAAAGGCCGTTGGGACGATGCCGAACAGCTTGACCACCGATGCTCGGGGAGAAGATTGCTCGGCAGGCTCGCGGCTGACCGCCCTGTCAGACCCTTGGAGGACGCTGAACTCACAACAGTTAGCGCCATCAGCGAAAGGAGTTCTGCCGTGTGCTGGCAGTGCGACCACCCCGAGGCCACCCGGGCCGACTATCACGATGTACTCCGGCGGACGATTCTCGAGCACGGCTGGGCCGTGCAGTTTGTCGAGAGCGACCGGAACCCGTTCGCCTACACCGTAGGACTGCATTCAGCCGGTCTGCCCGAACTGCTGGTGACCGGTGTTTCACCCGAATGGGCGGTGAGGCTCCTCAACACCGTTGCCAACTACCTGATCCGGGAGCGGGTCCCGGCTCCCGGCGACACGATGCAACTACCGGACGGCTGGCAGGCCGAGTTCGTTGCGGTCGCGCAGCCGGACGCGCATTTGAATCTAGCGGTGGAGTTGTACGGCCCCGAGGTGCGCGCGCTGCAGCTCGTGTGGCGAGACGATGCTGGACATTCGGCCTGGTGCCCGGACTTCAACAAGGGCGGCTGCCGACAACCGGTGCTCGGCGTTCGCGGTCCGCACCCTTAGCGGCGTGCTTCATCGTGGCCGTCACAGCCGAGTCGAGACTGCCGTCATCCTGTCGCGCTACGGAACCAGCACCAGCCTGATGGGATCGCCGTCTTTGGTCTCGAGCTGGCGCACCGCCTCGTGAGCGTGTTCCAGCGGCAACACGGCAGAGACCGAGTCGCGCAGATCCAAGCGACCCCAGTGAACCAACCGGACAAGCTGTTCGACGTCCGCCGGTAGGTATCCGTAGTGCCCGAGTATGCGCTGCTGGTGCACGATCAGGGCCACACTGTTCTCGACGGTGAAGGGGTTGCCGCTGAGGCCGGCGATCGTCAGCCGACCGCCAGGACTGAGGAGCGGCAAGATCTGCTCATCGATGCCGGGAAACCCCGCGAAGTTGAACGCCGTGTCGACGCCCCGGTTTCCGAGGAATGCGTGGAGTTCCTCGACGAAGGTCGGTTGCGTCGGATCGAATGCCGCGTCGGCCCCGCGCCGAAGTGCGTTCTCCCGCGGCCCCGGCAGCGGATCGACGGCGATGATGGGTGCAGCCCCACTCATCCGCAGGATCTGAATGGCGTGGATACCGAGACCCCCGACACCCAAAACAACCGCAGCCTCACCGGGTTTGACTTTGGCGGTGTGCTGGATGGCGGCCCACGGAGTCGAAACGGCGTCGGGGATGATGCAGGCTTGCTCGAACGGCAAGCTGTCCGGTATCGCCACGAGGACCCCGTGAGGAACGACGACGTACTCCGCCCATCCGCCGTCGTAGTCGACGCCCATCGTGTCGACACCCCACGGCTTTGCGACGAGGGCCTGCAGAGCGACTCGATCTCCCTCAGTCCACCCTTCGACGCCGCCTCCCACCGCGTCGACCGTCCCGGCGACCTCGTGTCCCAGGGTGCGTTCGGCGTCCCCGTTCCTCAGCGGACGGACCAGCCCTCTGATGAGGTGGACATCCGAAAGGCAGACGCCCGCGGCGTTGACCTTGACTCGAACCTCGCCGTGCCCGGGGCTGGGCACCGCAACATCCTGAACGTGGAATTCCCCAGTGCCGAAGTTCATTCGGCCGGCCTTCATCGTCGGCATGCGCGCTCCTTCCTATGGCAGAACCGACGCCTTCGGCGCCACGGACCGTCCCGCACGGATCGCGGTCTGCCTGCCGTCGCTTGTGATCAAAACAACTTTGTGACACTATGTCAATTATTGTTGACTGACCGTCTACAGCCGCGCGTGGCGGCCCGGACTCTAACCAACCGGAGGGTTCGCCCCGGCCCTTCAGAGGAGCAGACCAGATGCATGCTTGGCAATTCGATTCCCCCGCAACAGGTCTTGAGTGCGTCGAATATCAGGCACCCGCACTCGGGCCCGGCCAAGTTCTCATCGACGTCGAAGCTGCCGGCATGTGTCAGTCCGACGTACACATCATCAACGGACACGGTAATGCGTGGTTGCGCAAGCGCCCCATCATCCTCGGACATGAGGTCGCGGGCACCGTCCGCACGCCCGGTCCAGGAGTCACCGACCTCGCCGTGGGCGAACGCGTCGCAGTCGCATTGATCGCCCACCCAATCGAGTTGGCCGACTTCGCCAACGGCATCGGACTCGGATTCGACGGGGGTTACGCACCGCAAGCGGTCGTACCCCGTGCCACTCTCGTTGCGATCCCCGAAGGTGTGCCTTTCACGCTTGCCGCGGTGGCCACCGATTCGATCGCCACCGCCTATCACGCGGTCGTCGCAGAATCCGGTACCGGCCCCGGATCGACCCTCGTGGTCGTCGGTGTCGGTGGACTAGGACTCAACGCAGTGCAGATCGCGAAACATCGCGGAACCACCGTCTACGGCGTCGACATCGATCCCGGCGCCCTGGAGACGGCACGTGCACACGGTGCCGCAGATTGTTTCCCCGACATCAGCGATGTCCCCGACGCGGTCGATGCCGTGATCGACTTCGCGGGTATGGGGACCACGACCGCCGATGCGCTGGCAGCAGTGAAGCCGGGCGGTCGCGTGGTCGTCGTCGGCCTCGGCTCTCCGGAAGCGACGATTCCGACCCATCTGCTCGTCACCCACAACATCTCGCTTCGCGGTTCACTCGGTGCGAGTCTCGAGGATCTCGAGGCCGTTCTCGGTCTCATCGCCGCAGGCGAACTCACTCCCGTAATCGAAGAGGTTCCGTTCGCTGATGTCCCTGTTGCCTTGAAACGGCTCGAAGCGGGGCAGGTTCGAGGGCGCCTCGTGACGCGTCCTCGCGTCTGACCTACGCAGCCTCGAGGGGCTTGCGACTAGAATGGGGCACTATGCCGGACCGAATAACCGGGGTGGACAGGGAAGATGTTGTCCTGCTTGGTGATCGGCGACTACCAAGTAAGGGCGAGCGCCAGCGCCGTGCCATTCTCGACTGTCTGCCCGGCTTGCTGGCAACTCGTCCGATCACCGAGCTGACCGTCGGCGAGATCGCCGCGGCAGCCCGAGTCCAGCGCTCAGGCTTCTACTTCTACTTCGAGTCCAAGTACGCGGCACTGGCGGTGATCACCTCCGAGATCTGGTCGGAACTGATGGACAGGGCCCGGTTCTTCAGCCGATCGGATGACGAGTCCGCCGCCGACTTCATCGGCCGCACTGCGGATATCGCGCTGGAATTGTGGCGCGACCACGAGGGCGTCCTCATGGCCTCAGTGCAGGCGATCCCACTCGACGAACAGCTGGCCGACCTGTGGCAGGACTGGATCCTGCGACTTGCCGACGGCATCGCCGGCCAGGTGCTCGAAGATCAAAAGCAAGGTCTCGCACATCCAGTCTCTTCCGACGTGCCGACGCTCACCTCGACCTTGCTGGAAATGACCATGCACATCTTCTACGTGAATCGGCTGCGGCAGCAGGACCAACGTCAGACCGCGAAAGTGCGCGAGATGGTGCGGTCGATCTGGCTCGCATCCGCATGGGGCATCACAGAGCCGCAGGGCGATTCACCGGCCAGCCGGCCGGCACCGCGTCGGCGGCGGCGCTGACCTTCGTCGGCGCCGCAACCGGTGCAGTGCGTACTGTCGTCAGAACCTGATCAAGCCGCGAAGGTTGCGCCCGTCCTTGAGATCCTCATAGCCCTGGTTGACGTCGTCGAGGGTGTACTGGCGGGTGACGAGTTCGTCGAGCTTCAGCAGGCCGGACTGATACAAGTCGAGCATCCGGAAGATGTCATGCCGCGGGTTGGAAGAGCCGAACAGGCAACCGCGCACCTGCTTTTCGTAGAGCGTGAGGTCGAAGAGCGACATGTCTACGCTGGTATCCGTCGGGTGCGGGATTGCGGTCATGACCACCCGGCCTCGTTTACCGACCAGGCTCAGCCCCTGCCCGACGTGGACTCCTTCTGCGTTGTCGGTGGTCACCACACACACATCAGCCATCCGCCCACGGGTCAGGTCCGTGACGATGGCTTGGGCTTCTTCGACATCAGCAGCGGCGTGGGTGGCACCGAATTCCGTGGCTAGTTCACGTTTGTACGCGACCGGGTCCAGCGCCACGATGTGCCGCGCGCCGGCGATACGGGCGCCCTGGACTGCATTCATGCCGAGGCCGCCGACGCCCATCACGACCACCGTGTCACCGTCCTGGGTCTCTCCGGTGCGCACCGCGGCACCATAGCCGGTGGTCACGCCGCAGCCCACCAGGGCGGCCTTGTCGAGTGGAATGTCCTTGTCCACCTTGACGACTGACGCCGCCGGCACCACCGTGTACTCCGAGAACGTGCCCAGCACGCACATCTGCCCGAGTCCCTGGCCGCGAGCATGGAACCGGTGGGTGCCATCGAGTTGGGGGCCGAGCACAATCGCTGCACCCAACTCGCAGAGGTTGCTCATACCGCGGGCACATTCGCGGCATCGCCCACATGCGGGGATGAAGCTCAGCACCACGTGATCGCCGACCTCGATCTCGCCGACACCGGGCCCCACCTCCACGACGACACCGGCGCCTTCGTGGCCGCCCACCGCGGGCAGCTGCATCGGCATGTCGCCGGTCACCAGGTGGTCGTCGGAGTGACACAGTCCGCTGGCCACCAACTTCACCAGGACTTCGCGCTCCTTCGGGCCGTCGAGTTCGACCTCTTCGATCTCCCACTTCTGGTTCAGGCCCCACAGCACAGCGGCTTTCGTTTTCATTGAGTCTCCTCCTGTGATTTCAGTTGACGTCCGAGCTTCGGCCTGGCACCGGGAATGCGCCCTGCGCGCCATCCACGGGCCCGGCGAAGTCGAGCACGGTCCGCGCGACGAGGCGGGTGTCGTCATACATCGGTACGTGCCCCACGTCGGGCAACGTGACGAAATGCGCGTCGGGCAACACCTCTGGAAATCGCGCGCCGTAGGGCTCGTAGGGAATCAGTGCGTCGCGTTCGGACCACGCGATCTGCACCGGA includes:
- the flhA_3 gene encoding alcohol dehydrogenase; translated protein: MKTKAAVLWGLNQKWEIEEVELDGPKEREVLVKLVASGLCHSDDHLVTGDMPMQLPAVGGHEGAGVVVEVGPGVGEIEVGDHVVLSFIPACGRCRECARGMSNLCELGAAIVLGPQLDGTHRFHARGQGLGQMCVLGTFSEYTVVPAASVVKVDKDIPLDKAALVGCGVTTGYGAAVRTGETQDGDTVVVMGVGGLGMNAVQGARIAGARHIVALDPVAYKRELATEFGATHAAADVEEAQAIVTDLTRGRMADVCVVTTDNAEGVHVGQGLSLVGKRGRVVMTAIPHPTDTSVDMSLFDLTLYEKQVRGCLFGSSNPRHDIFRMLDLYQSGLLKLDELVTRQYTLDDVNQGYEDLKDGRNLRGLIRF
- the adhT_2 gene encoding Zn-dependent alcohol dehydrogenase, with product MHAWQFDSPATGLECVEYQAPALGPGQVLIDVEAAGMCQSDVHIINGHGNAWLRKRPIILGHEVAGTVRTPGPGVTDLAVGERVAVALIAHPIELADFANGIGLGFDGGYAPQAVVPRATLVAIPEGVPFTLAAVATDSIATAYHAVVAESGTGPGSTLVVVGVGGLGLNAVQIAKHRGTTVYGVDIDPGALETARAHGAADCFPDISDVPDAVDAVIDFAGMGTTTADALAAVKPGGRVVVVGLGSPEATIPTHLLVTHNISLRGSLGASLEDLEAVLGLIAAGELTPVIEEVPFADVPVALKRLEAGQVRGRLVTRPRV
- the tdh_3 gene encoding Zn-dependent alcohol dehydrogenase, with amino-acid sequence MPTMKAGRMNFGTGEFHVQDVAVPSPGHGEVRVKVNAAGVCLSDVHLIRGLVRPLRNGDAERTLGHEVAGTVDAVGGGVEGWTEGDRVALQALVAKPWGVDTMGVDYDGGWAEYVVVPHGVLVAIPDSLPFEQACIIPDAVSTPWAAIQHTAKVKPGEAAVVLGVGGLGIHAIQILRMSGAAPIIAVDPLPGPRENALRRGADAAFDPTQPTFVEELHAFLGNRGVDTAFNFAGFPGIDEQILPLLSPGGRLTIAGLSGNPFTVENSVALIVHQQRILGHYGYLPADVEQLVRLVHWGRLDLRDSVSAVLPLEHAHEAVRQLETKDGDPIRLVLVP
- the ethR_5 gene encoding TetR family transcriptional regulator; this encodes MPDRITGVDREDVVLLGDRRLPSKGERQRRAILDCLPGLLATRPITELTVGEIAAAARVQRSGFYFYFESKYAALAVITSEIWSELMDRARFFSRSDDESAADFIGRTADIALELWRDHEGVLMASVQAIPLDEQLADLWQDWILRLADGIAGQVLEDQKQGLAHPVSSDVPTLTSTLLEMTMHIFYVNRLRQQDQRQTAKVREMVRSIWLASAWGITEPQGDSPASRPAPRRRRR